From the genome of Nicotiana tabacum cultivar K326 chromosome 17, ASM71507v2, whole genome shotgun sequence:
aaattggttcatatagTGAGGTTGatacttaatcgagagaggagtttttactaaatatttatactgataattaagtgaattcgagagactcacttgaacattagaagtgaattatctagagttagatcccggaCAATTATCTTGAACCTATCCTATCAAtccatattttctcccattgataacttccttgcttacctttgttgagactgtcattagtcaatagcttagGTTCTTATGTAGTTTTAATTCTTAATTGTATAAATAATTATTGTTGATCCTCTTAGATAGTAATCGAGCTAAGAACTAcgagaatactttttaaatccaatccctgtggagacaATAATTATACTAtcctatctttgactagcgagtataatttaagtgtgtgttttgtgctcgtcaaGTAGTCGGTCTTCTTCAAAAGGTTTGGGCCCCATCTCTTATCGACTGGTAAGTTGTTCTTATCTTCGGCCTCTTAGTTATTTCTCTTTTTTAGTTTACTTTGGCTGACTTTCTTTTCCCTTTGTACTTCCCTTAACTTCAGCTAGGGGGTCTTCGAAGAGGTCGAGAGCTCCCGTATCTATGTTTTGAAAGAGAATGAATGCTAAGTCCTCGGCTTCCGCCCCCTCCTAGACTGTGTCCACCTCGGCTCGTGTCCCAATTTCTTCTTCGACTGTAGCTGCCTCTGCTCGCGCCCCTGTTAGTGCGTCTTGTCCTGCTCCTTCCTCGGATATGGGAACCTAGGCCTCTTTATCATACCGTATTATAGAGGAAGATGAGGAGGAGTATGTACCCGGTGAGGAAGATTTGATGCCTCGCAAGAGTAGGTCTGTAGATACTAGTGATGCGGCCTCCCGGGCCGTTGACTTAATGAAGGGTGATTTTACGCTGCACGAGACGGCGACGTCGGGCCGGTGTCTGAGATTATGAGATTGGTAGAGGCCGACATAGGTACGTCTCTTCCTTCTATGATGACGGTGGTTGAAGGGCTAGCCACAGGAGTTTTCGACACTTCGCAGCAAGAGGAGTCATCGACTTCGCGGCCAGTTGGTGATACTTCTTTGCCGGCCAATGAGAGAGGCAGAGGCGTTGCTGAAGAAGTCTATGAGATAAGTTCAGACGTTGACACTAGCGACCTGAAGATGATGGAGGAGGGGTTTACCCAACTTGAGGTAAGGTTGGAGAGGTCTACGAGGACCATTGTGATCCCTATGGATCGTGATATGCTGAAGAATGAGGGTAATACCCTTAAAGAGTTGGATGATGATACTCTAGCGAGGAGCATTGTTGGTCTTTCCCTTAGAGTGACTGTTTAATGTTTTGTTCTTCTCTTCTTTATTCCTTTGTTTTTCGGTGCGTTTTCATTTCTGactcccttcttttctttttttgatcgTAGACGATGATTTTGGAGATCAAGAGGGCCCGAAGGGAGGAGAGGCGTATGGAAATTTATTAAGGTTTAAAAATAAGTACTTTGAGTATCGACGCAAGTACCAGGAATTTTGACGGCGACTTGATGAGGGTAGCAACATGCAGGCCCTTCGGGACTAGTTGAAGGAGAAAGATGATGAGCTCATAAAGGCCATTGAGAAGTGCAGCATCCCTGAGGGGGAGTTGAGGAGTCGTGAAGAGGAGCATGAGGTTAGCAGGAGCATGGAGTCCCAATGCAGTGATCTTCAAGCACAAGTGGTCGAATTGTGCAGGCAATTAGAAGAAAGTTGGCTTCAGCTGGAGGGCCTCAATGGTGAAGTTGCTGAGAAGCAGAGTGAGCTTGAGAAGGCAGAATCTTTCCGTTTGGACGCTCAGAGGAAGTTGGAGATGCTTGAGCTAAAGAACAACACTCTCTAGGCCGAGGGGGAGAATGACCAGTCCACGACGAAAGCTAAGGAGGATCGACTAGTGGGGAGGGTCGCAGAGCTGGAGAAGGATAACGCCCTCCTTCATGATCGGGTGGTCGCATAGGAAGCTGAGAAGGCTCAACTTCTCGCGTAACCCTCTTCTTCTCATACTTCATAATTTCCCAGCATTCCTCAGGAATTGTATGAGGAACGGATTCACGCCGAGGCTCAGTTGGATGTGTATCGAGATTTGCATAAAGCGGGGTACGTTTCTAAGGTTGCCCTCGAGGATGTTCGTGTTAAGGTTCGGGAAGCTCGAGTTACTTGTGGGTATGATTTCGCCACACCTGAGGGCAATGATGAAGGCGTAGATCGACTCGAAGAGGATGCTTGGTACGATATTGCTTATCCTGTGGGCGAGGAAAGGAGGTGGGGGTGATCGAGGTGGCGAGGGTATTGATGGCCAAGGCGGTAAAGGCGCAGAAGATCATGATGGTGGTGATCAATagtttttcttcctctctttttttgtAAACTTTTGTGTATTTTTGGCGGCGTCTCCACGAGCCTTTGTAAAAAATGGTTTAAGTATGAAAAGCCAAAGTGGTTCTTTGCATCTGCTTCTTTTCCTGTGGTTTATTTTCTATATGTTTTTTGCTTCTGTTGTTCTGCTGCCTTTGCTATTTGTTTGTACGTTGAAACATAACCGAGATCATCGACTTGTTTGGTCGTGACCTTTCGTTAAATTGTGATCGAGGACCGATTGGTGTttgttcgaatgaggtcgaacatAATATTGTGGTTGAGGGCCGGTAGGTATTGGTTCGAGCAAGGTCGACCATAACCTGAATTTAATTATGGTTGAGGGctggtaggtgttagttcgagcaaggtcgaatcgTAACCTAAATTTAGTTATGGCCGAGGGctagtaggtgttagttcgagcaaggtcgaacataacctgaattttattatggcggagggccggtaggtgttagttcgaacaaggtcgaccataacctgaatttaattgtggtcgagggccggtaggtgttagttcgatcaaggtcaaacatAACCTGATtataattatggccgagggccggtagaTATTAGTTCGagaaggtcgaacataacctaaatgCGAGAAAAATATGTTGATAAGTGTAAAGTTTATTGCATTGACATTGTTGTGTTTGTTACATACTTGGAAAAATTTACAGATGTTTGGGTGTTGGCTGGCATTCCAGTCCTAGCCccggtctatctagtcccttcactGGTTAATCTAGAGAATAGtgagaggtcgagcaatgaaATAGTAACCACTGTCTTGCCTTCGCATACTTTGACTTGGAGTGTTCCCTTcttcgcctcgttaaaaacctccttgagaaaacccaactGGGaaaaaactcaagtgagggaaaaaagagtacgacttgggggaCGCTTTTTCTCTTAGAAGTTAAAGTATTTTAGATGGCTGATATTCTAGTTGTTCGGTagtagctttccttccattgtttctagttggaataatcatttatttgcttttgctgtgattttgtacggaccgtcccaatttgttcccaACTTGCCTTCCCTAGGATCTTTGCTCGCTTGAGTTCTAGCTTTCagtacgtagtccccgactttgagcggCCTGACCTTTGCTTTCTTGTTATAATAGCGTTCTGTTTTTGGGCGATCATTCTTTTataggccatatctcttcgttcgtCGACTTCGTCGAGTTCTTGCCTTCTGCTCTTGTCGTTGCTTGGGCTGCTCTCATGGGAGTACTTTAGGCTGGGTTGTccgacctcgactggtattactgcctcggtccCGTAGACCAAAGAGTAGGGCGTCTCTTCTGTGCTCATTTACGGAGTTGTTCGGTATGCGCACAATACTTCTGGTAGTGCTTCCGGCCACAGTTCATTGGCGTCCTCAAGCTTCTTCTTCATGATATTTACTATCTATTTGTTGAAGGACTCTGCTTGCCCGTTGCCCGTGGGGTGGTACGGGattgagagtattcttttgatatgccatttctcTAAAAATTCGGCGATTTTCTTTTCCGTGAACTGGGATCCGTTGCCGCAGCTGATTTCTTTAGGGAggccgaaccggcatatgatatttctccatataaaggtgattacCTCCTGCTCCCATATTTATGCGAAagctcctgcttccacccacttaaataaatagttagttaaaatcaaaagaaatcgtACATTACCTTGCCTTGCTGGGGGGGGgatgatgtccattccctatttgatgaatggccaaggtgaggtGACCGAGTGGAGATGTTCGCCTGCTTGGTGAATTATTGGGGCGTACTTTTGGCACTGTTCGTATCTTTTTACGAAGCCTGCAACCTcatttttcatggtgggccagtaatatcctgcccgtatgaggcatctgaccaaTGTACGATTGCCGAAATAAGCCCCATAAtggccttcgtggacttcttcAAAGACGCGCCAAGTTTTCTTTGGGCTTAGACACTTCGCTAAAGGGCCACCGTAAGTTCTCTTATACAGGTCGTTATGGAGGATACTGTATCTGGCCGCTTGCATTCTCagtttttttgcctttttttaaTCACCCGGGAGCCTGTCATTCTGCAAGTATACGATAACGCGATTgggccagtcccaagttaagtttatggttcttacctcgacTTGTTCTAGTGATGCGTTGAGGCGGTGAACCACGTTTTTGTCTCCGGTTGTGATGTTTTTGGTGGTTGTGGCTAGTTTAGCGAGGCCATCTGCCTCGGCATTATGTGCTCGTGGGATTTGGTCGAACTGGCATTCGTCGAACTCGGGCAGCAGTTTGCATATTTCGGTCTGGAATTTTTGCAatctttgttccttgatttggaaagtccctatgacttggttgactacgagctGGGAATCACAATGTAGTTTCATTCGTTTAGCTCCGTAAGTGAGTGTTAGTCTTAACCCTgtaattacggcctcatactcggcctcgttgttagtcatatctgggcaccttatggactggcgaattacttcACCTGTGGGGACTTCGAGTACGTATCCCAGTCCGGACCCCAAAGCGTTGGATGCGCCATCGATGTATAGGACCCAAAGGTCTTGTATTTGAAGGGAAGTTTGGACGGCTTCCCGTTCGACTTCAAGAATTATTTTTGCGCTGAAGTTGGCAACCAAGTCAGCGAGCGCTTTTGACTTTATCACTGTTCGTGGCTGGTACGTGATATCGTGCTCGCTtagctcgatggcccatttggctagccttcccgatagctcgggtttatgcaaaatgcttCTTAAGGGGAAATATAGTCTAAGCTTTCGTAAAGCTACGACTATGGACAAAGCCAATTTTTCGAGGTGTGGGTACCTCGTCTCGGCGTCGGcgagtgttttgctaatgtaatagatatGAGATTGAGTATATTTGTTTTTTCGAATTAAGACTGCGCTTACGGCTACCTCAGATATAGCAAGATAGATGAGGAGACGTTTCCCCGATTTGGGCTTTGAAAGTAGAGATGGCAATGACATGTATGCTTTTAGTTCTCGCAGAGCTTGGACGCACTCGGAAGTCCATTCGAGGCCGTTGTCTTTCTTAAGTAAGCAAAAGAATTTTTGGCATCTATCCGATGACCGCGAGATGAACCTTGATAGTGCGGTGATGTGACCAGTCAACCTTTGGACCTGTTTTTTGGTTGTCAAGAGTTCTGGTATCCCCtcaatggctttgatttggtctTGGTTGACCTCGATCCCTCGTTGTGATACTAGAAAACCTAGGAACTTTCCCGAGGCTACATCGAACGCGCATTTCTCTAGGTCTAGCCTCATTCCATACCGTCTgagtatgtcgaaagtttctttCAGATGATCGATACGGTCTTCTCCCCTTTTTGACTTGACCAGCATGTCGTCTATATATACTTTCATTATTTTACCGAGCTGATCTTTGAACACCTTGTTACCAACCTTTGATAAGTAGCCACTACGTTCTTtagtccaaaaggcatgaccctgtagcaatacattccttggtgggtgatgaaagTAGTTTTTTCATGATCTTTCTATTCCATGAGGATTTGATTATAGCCTGAGTAGGCGTCCATGAAACTTAGTAGTTCATGCCCGGCTGTTGCATCAATTATTTCATCGATATGAGGCAACGGGAACGAGTTCTtcggacatgctttgttcaagtctgtAAAATCCATGCACATCTgccatttcccattcttctttttaACCATTACTATGTTGGCGACCCACTTCGGGTACTTCGATTCTCTGACGGAACTATTTTCTAATAGTTTTTCCACCTCCCTGCGCACTACATCATTAATTGAGGGGTTGAATTTACGCATGATCTGTCTCACTAGGGGGGAGTGGAATGGGTCGGCGTTTAATTTGTGCGTGGCGATTTCCTTCGGTAtgcctggcatatctgcatggctaaaagcaaGTAAGCCTGCGTTAGGTTCTAAGAAATGACTGAATTTACTTGACTCCTGAAGTTTGTAACCGATATAGGCCTTCTTGCTATGGTCGTTTGGGTCTAattgaacggggtcgaggtccTCTATGGTCGATCTTGCAGCTTCAACCGTGTCGGGGTCTTTGATGTCGTCCCCGGTCATATCATGCTCCAATCTCGACCCTACCGATTGCTAcacctctttttctttgtcctttcTTTGTTGGTTGGCTGTGCTGTCTAAGGTAATTCGGTAGCATTCCCAGGATGCACGTTGTTCCCCTCATATACTGAATATTTCCCACAGAGTTGGGAATTTGAAGACTTGGTACAAGCTGGAGGAGACGACTTTCATTGGGTGTATCCACGGTCGTCCTACTATGGTGTTGTACGCGGtatcctggtccatgatgtggaatatTATTTCCAGAGTTACGCCACCGGCTAGAACAGAGAGTGTAATTTCCCTGATCTCCGTTCAACTGCATTGTGAAAATCTGTTAGAGTGATGTTGCGCggtactatcttatcctcgagttttATTTGGGTAAGTactcggggatggataatgcacGTTCCGTTCCTGTCATCTATCATAATGCGTTTAACATCAGTATCTAAAATTTGCATAGTAATAATGAGTGCGTCATTATGAGGAAAAGCCAAACCGTCGGCGTCTGATttgtcgaagatgatactttcttcgggTTCGTCGTACCATTTGCGGGTGATAGACCACTTGAGTTTGTGGGTAGTGGTAAACTTCACGTTATTGATAGAGGCGTCGTCgccgccgccgatgatcatgttgatggtaCGCGCTGGTGAGGGTGGCTTAGGCGGCCCTTGATGTTCGCGTCCTCTGGCAAAATTGGTTCTTCCCCTATTGCTTAGTAGCTCTTTAAGGTGTCCTTGTCGTAACATGTTAACAACTTCTTGccttagggcgatgcaatcttcaGTTTTGTGCCCTCGTTCCTGGTGGAACTCATAGAGGGCGTCAGATTTTATGGTATTAGGGTCAGATCTCATCTTTGGCGGCCACTTCACTTTTGGCCCGAGCTTCCCCAGGGCGTAGACTATATCTGTTGGTGACACacaaaattgtgagcagataataGGGGGCATACCTTTATCATTCCGATGAGTTCCCGCCCTTGGTCCGGATGGACCTTCTTCGTAGCGGGGGGAGGGCGCGGCGACTGTCCTGATATATGGTTGATGCCGTCCTAATATATGCTTTCATTGATGGCGTTCATGAGGTTGGTTGAGAGGTCACTTGTTATTCTCGTCCTTTCTTCTCGGTTACCTTCCATGTAGGGTTTTGTATATACTAAGAAAGGAGATCTTGGGTTTTGTACATTAGTGACTCGTGTTAGTTGTGGATCTAGCGGAAACTAAACAtttaactaagaaatccccaTAGACGACGTAAAATTGtttgactaaaaatataaatcttggttcaaataattaaatttatataaacaAAGGTTAAtcctagttaataataatatccttagatcttaatattaaaaaaagaagaagcaattGATAGGTGTTCAAGCGGATAGTAAAGGAACCACGTGATAAATGCCCTGAAAAATCAAGAACAGTGGTGTAACATATAATATTTGATGTGCAATAATAAATGCCATTTAAGTAGATAAGGGGAatgattcaatcaataaaaagtGGAATAAATGAACCTTCCGCTTGACAATGATTGAAAGACAAATCCTTGAATAATCGAGAATTTCTCGGATCTAATGGTAAAGTGTAGATAAGAATTTCAGTGAAAAGTAGATCTTTGTATCGAGTGAAGACCGAATCCTTTTGTCAAAGTGCTTTTCTCACAAATGAATGTCCCCCTATCATTGTTTCTTATTCTATTTATATGTGACATACTTCCAAGAAACCTCTAaaagtacaagtgcagagaataccAAAAGGAATATTTTCTTTGATATCCTATCTTGAAAACTAGCAGTTACAGTTCTATTGAACGTACTCGACCTCGACTTCGACATCAATCCTTGATTCCTTGTTGACATCTTGACTACGACTTTCATCAACTCTTCGATCGCGGGCCTTATGGCTTCTCGGACCATCTTAATAAGTGACAGTTTGAGGATTCTTCGTGTGATGCTACATCGCCCTGAATATTCTAAGGGCGGATTTTGACCCATGCACTATACATAAAAATTAAATCCATTATAATATTGtctagtatttttctttttcttttttgtatgtGATGGGACAAAAAAATGTATTATACAAACGTGTCCTCAATTACCCATCTACTGGCGACAACTAATCAGCCACCACTCATTATTCCAAATTGATTTAGAACACTAGTGGCACATATGAGCCACCTAAACTCACCGACAAGATTCCACTCCTTATTCTAGTACCAACGCCATTGCATATTGTACCACCACATTTCTCCTTCCTCCCATTCTCCGTCTAGTTTTTTTTTCCCTCTAATGTCTCTGCCTAGGTTTCACATATCAGCAGAAGCTTCGTGACAGAGAGCTAAAAGTCATTTGTAACATATGAGTAGTTTTAGGATGTAAgaattttttactattttaaacTTTTAGATCAGTACATTTAATTATTTAACGAAGGTTATGAATAACTAATTTTACGAATATCAGAATAAATTTGAGTCTTTTCCTTAAAAGAATGTCCTCTATAGTCTAGAGACAGTGAATTATACACATATATACGTGTGCTATAATTAAATTGTACTTATTGGTTTTTAAATCATGGATCTGCAGTGATTAAGATCCAAAACATGGCTGTTAAGTGTTAACTAAGGTGGAATTAGTACTTAATACCAAGAAAAATTAAGCTTATAATATAGGACTAGCGCGTTTGCAGAGTCAACATACATGTGCCAACTGGTCCCCCTTTAATTACATCCACTACGTATTTTAAACATCTTATACTTTTCTGCTCCTTTCTCCCATCTATACTTTCCTTTTAAACCCTCCATTGAAGAAAGCTCCCACAAATGGAGCTTCCCTTTGGGAAATACTCCACTTCAACTCAAAGAACCCCAAGAATATTCATACTTTTAGTTTTAGCAGTTATAGTTCTGGGTCTTATCCCTCTTTACCACCCATTGAATTGGTACCCAGCAGATTTAGTAACCCAATATCCATCTGAAATATCACCCACATACCATGCTGAAGAGCAGAAAATAAAGATTAAAGAGCCAGAAACATGCGATATTTTCAGTGGAGAATGGGTTTGGAATCCGGATGCTCCATATTATACGAATATGACTTGTTTTGCGATCCATGAGCACCAAAATTGTATGAAGTATGGAAGACCGGATTCTGATTACTTGAAGTGGAGGTGGAAGCCTAATGGATGTGAGCTccccattttcaacccttttcagTTTTTAgatatggttagaaacaagtctTTGGCACTTGTTGGTGATTCAGTTGGAAGAAATCAAATGCAGTCCTTGATTTGCCTCTTGGGCCGGGTACCATTTTCTTCTCTGCAATTCATCTTAATTTTGGTTAAAGTTTTTCTTAATTTTACTTCCATTTGCATAGATAGTGCTTGCCGATCTGCGATGAATTACTGCTTCTAGCTTGGATGAGTAACTAGGATGTACTTAGCTTGTTGAGTTCATAATTTAGGATTAATTGAGGATTTGTCTATCTAAGGCTAGAAATTTTCAAGATTTAGGTGTAAATTTCGCGGAAGACGCCATTGATGGGTCAACGCGCGTATTATTTTCCAGAATGAAGTTGTAAAAGGTAGTAAAATGGAGTATAGGATTAATGGGGAAAATGATTATTAAAAGTAAAATGGAGGACTGGAAATGTAAAGTTTTGTACTCATTGATAAATTTTGGAAGGGAAAGGAGCATAGGGGGGCTATGGAGTATGGAGTAATCACAATCTCGTGAGTATAAAATGTGATAGATAGGGCACGTTACGACGTCGGTTAATCACATCTAAATGTTCAAAGTGGATGCCAATCTAGTCATAATCCATATCATCAAATTAGAATATATTAACCATTTAACTAGTACAAATTATTGAAACTATGCTTTTGAATTTTTCTACCCTTTTTTTTTGTGTGGTAAAAACGAAATTTTTAAGAATATAGTCATTCTCTTTTTGAAAGTTGGTTCCTCTAGTCTAATAAAGTTTCTTTCTCATTCTTTAATTCATTCTCCATCGAAAGATAAAAAAGGTTACAAGAAAAGAAGAGCAGAGACTGAGAAGAACATTGAGTGACAGCGTGAAATTTGACATATTGAATTTTAATCCTCCGAAGGTCGCTTTTGTCCCCAATATTATAGTACGACTATTTAGCTAGATCCAAAGAGCTTTtcccattaaagt
Proteins encoded in this window:
- the LOC142172008 gene encoding uncharacterized protein LOC142172008, translated to MRSDPNTIKSDALYEFHQERGHKTEDCIALRQEVVNMLRQGHLKELLSNRGRTNFARGREHQGPPKPPSPARTINMIIGGGDDASINNVKFTTTHKLKWSITRKWYDEPEESIIFDKSDADGLAFPHNDALIITMQILDTDVKRIMIDDRNGTCIIHPRVLTQIKLEDKIVPRNITLTDFHNAVERRSGKLHSLF